The Callithrix jacchus isolate 240 chromosome 20, calJac240_pri, whole genome shotgun sequence genome has a window encoding:
- the SDR42E1 gene encoding short-chain dehydrogenase/reductase family 42E member 1: MDPKRSPKETVLITGGGGYFGFRLGCALNQKGVHVILFDINSPAQTVPEGIKFIQGDIRHVSDVEKAFQDADVTCVFHIASYGMSGWEQLSRNPIEEVNIGGTDNILQACQRRMVPRLVYTSTFNVIFGGQVIRNGDESLPYLPLHLHPDHYSRTKSIAEKKVLEANGTPLNGGGDVLRTCALRPAGIYGPGEQRHLPRIVSYIEKGLFKFVYGDPGSLVEFVHVDNLVQAHILALEALRADKGHIASGQSYFISDGRPVNNFEFFRPLVEGLGYTFPSTRLPLTLVYCFAFLTEMVHFILGRLYNFQPFLTRTEVYKTGVTHYFSLEKAKKELGYKAQPFDLQEVVEWFKAHGHGRSSGSRDSDCFVWDGLLVFLLIIATLTWLLSVILLL; this comes from the exons ATGGACCCCAAAAGATCTCCAAAGGAAACTGTCCTCATTACAGGAGGAGGTGGCTATTTTGGTTTTCG cctgggctgtgCTCTGAACCAAAAGGGAGTCCATGTGATTCTGTTTGACATCAACAGCCCTGCTCAAACCGTTCCAGAAGGAATCAAGTTTATACAAGGAGACATCCGCCATGTGTCTGATGTAGAGAAAGCCTTCCAGGATGCAGATGTCACTTGTGTGTTCCATATTGCCTCTTATGGTATGTCAGGGTGGGAGCAACTCAGTCGAAACCCAATCGAAGAAGTCAACATCGGGGGCACAGATAACATCCTCCAGGCTTGCCAAAGGAGAATGGTGCCCAGGTTAGTTTACACCAGCACTTTCAATGTCATCTTCGGAGGTCAAGTTATCAGAAATGGGGATGAATCTCTGCCCTACCTGCCTCTTCACCTCCACCCTGATCACTACTCTCGGACCAAATCTATTGCAGAGAAGAAGGTGCTGGAGGCAAATGGTACACCCCTGAACGGAGGTGGTGATGTCTTAAGAACCTGTGCTCTGAGGCCAGCTGGCATCTATGGGCCTGGAGAACAAAGACACCTTCCCAGAATAGTCAGCTACATCGAGAAGGGTCTGTTCAAGTTTGTCTACGGGGACCCTGGGAGTCTGGTTGAGTTTGTCCACGTGGATAACTTGGTGCAGGCTCACATTCTGGCCTTGGAAGCCCTGAGAGCTGACAAGGGCCATATTGCCTCTGGACAGTCCTACTTCATCTCAGATGGCAGACCCGTGAACAACTTTGAGTTCTTCCGGCCTCTGGTTGAGGGCCTGGGCTACACGTTCCCATCTACCCGCCTGCCATTGACCTTGGTCTACTGCTTTGCTTTTCTAACAGAGATGGTCCACTTCATTCTGGGTCGACTCTACAACTTCCAGCCCTTCCTCACTCGCACTGAAGTTTACAAAACTGGTGTGACACATTATTTTAGCTTAGAGAAAGCCAAGAAAGAGCTAGGTTATAAGGCTCAGCCATTTGACCTCCAGGAAGTCGTGGAGTGGTTTAAAGCCCATGGTCATGGCAGAAGTTCTGGAAGTCGTGACTCGGACTGTTTTGTTTGGGATGGGCTGTTGGTCTTCCTCCTGATTATAGCAACTCTCACTTGGCTGCTTTCTGTGATTCTGTTGCTTTGA